The sequence below is a genomic window from Aphelocoma coerulescens isolate FSJ_1873_10779 unplaced genomic scaffold, UR_Acoe_1.0 HiC_scaffold_73, whole genome shotgun sequence.
GAGCACTCTGATTTACCCACAATAAATCAGATCTACTATATCCTTCACAAGGAATCTAGTCACTGATACTAACATATCAACAAAAGCAGCACTGAAGTCTCTTCTGTACTGAGGCTGGTAAAGAAACTGTGACATACAACAGATGTACCGATTCTATTTGCATCGCTTGAGTTAAAAACTTCATCTTACACTGGTTTCTTCCAAGATGTCCTGAAGTTCATGTGACTCTGCCCCTGTTAGGGCTGCACCCATGTCACTCAGATAGATAGGGTTATCCACCACACGCTGTCCAGCCTGCATCATCTGAAGTACGGACTCTCTGaaaataaaaggtaaaaaaacccaaaatgctcTGTAAACTTACATTCAAACTGAGTATTCTTATTTACTGTTATGACAGTGCAATAAAATGAAACACAGCTGTTTCATAGTAAAGTAACTATTTTTGAAATGTGACTATATCAATACTCAGTAACAAACAGATAAATCACTTGGTCAGAGGAATGGTCACCGATATATAAAACTAAGTATCTGAAATGCTCTTCAAACAGTTATGTAGGATTTTTTTGTGCCATTATTCCAAAACTTTTATCCTGCTCATAAGACATGGATCAGATCATGATACTTACTGCAGTGAGTTTCACTTAGACGCAGATCACCTGCCTTAGGACTTAATAGTTCTATCTTGCTTCTAAATTGCACATCAGGTTTTCAAAACTTTGTTTCCAACAATGGATGATAGAGCTTACATCCTAAACCAAAATTCTAGGTGACAATTCAGCAAATATCTCTACTTCACTAGAGATGCTCCAGCCTGAGAACACACTGTTCCCACAGCAGGGCAGCATGGGAAAGACATACCTGTACAAGGGGTTCAAGGCAATGATGTCCCGGATTGTTTTAACAATTTCTGCAGTCAGTGCCTATAAACACAACAAAAAGTTAATCACCAAAAGAACGGAAAAGGATAGGAAAGATCTCAGTACAAATATGACATTCTCCAGACCCCAGACACTTGCTGCAGTGGTAGCCTGTTCTTGGTGCTGGGGCAGTTCCTGCTCACAGGAAAGGCAACAGGGCCTACATGGTGGCTTTCTGCATGCACAGAACTTCACCAGCTCTTGGCCAGAAGATACGCTCAGGTTGTACACTCAAGCCACCTTCAAGCAAACACTCAGTTTGATAGAGGTCATCACACAGATTTaagcacagcccagcctcctcaTTCAGCAACTTTCTGAAGTCACCAGTTCTAAGGAACTGAGCTTTTGTAATGAAAATTCTTTACTTTCCTATAATCCCCTTGTGCAGTGACTGTGAGAAGACAGAACTagtttctgcagcctgaaattAGAGCCTGATTTTAAAACTCTTCCTTTTAAGTGAGAGGTGTAGGTGCAATTCTACAGGACAAGTCCAGGCTTGTAAACTAATTCACTTACTTTAACCTCTTCTGTGATCTGAAAATCTTCATGAACCACATTCTCTACTTCTACCATGAGAACTTCCTGTGAAGAAGCAGCTACAGGATCTAGTACCAACTCCACAGCTTggtcctttgctccaggctcctCTTCAGCCTCCTTCTTAGATCGCTTCTGTTTCCtcctaattttttgtttgttctcagGCTCCTCAGGCTCAACCTCTAGTTGCTTGTTTATACGAATCCTGAAAGCCAAAAGAAACCAGCAACAATCAATCCCCCCGTTACATgtgatttcagctcttcagCATGAAAAAGAGAGAGTCCAAGTTGTATTTTGAACAAGTTAAAATTTAGAAAGGAGAGGACCTATGTTTGCAAGACGCTAAGCTTCATTATTTTGGCTTTTATGCAGGAGTTTCCTTTTCTAGGTGTTTCCCTATAAATGCTCCTCAAATCTGATATCCACTGTGGTTCCTATGGAGATGACTGACCAGTGCTCCATGTCTCAATCAAATATAAAGACCAATTCCCAAGTCATACCCTAGGAATACCAAACCCTTCCAAGTTACAGGGAAATTTTTCTATTCCAAGTAACCCCAAACCAGTAGCTTATTTCCAAAATGCAATCAAACATGGCTGTGCTTTGATAATGCAGCAGGAGGTCCAAGACTTCATTTGAAAAGGATGTGACTTGTGAATTCACATAAATTCAGCTTTGACAGTACTGCTCATTCTTTGCTGTCCAGAACAAATGCAAGTGAAGAAAAGTGAggggaaggaaacaaaaagccaTGCTTCAAAGCAAAACTTACCCTGGATCTATCTCTTCTGCCATGTTTCTGTCCTTGTATTTTTCCTTCTAATGGAAATTACTTATctgatgcttttaaaaatacaatttattaACTGTCTTGCTAAAAATATCTGGCATAAATGGCTAAAGTTAGATTTTCAGCAATAATCATATTTTCTTCAATTCCATTCTGGGGCAAAATTATGTAGGCAAAACATAATTAAAGTTCTGGACCCcacaccttttttttaatgcaaaaatacTGGCCTGAATTATTAGTTccagagattttcttttttcaccatTACTAAACCTTGCTGTAGTTGTCAGAATAACTGCTAAACTTCAGCTTAATGAATGTTTGCTTGCATCACATCACAGTTGATATGACAATGACATGCACTGTCTCTTTTGTTTTGCAGCTAACCTGTCACAGCTGTGACAGTACATGGAATATCCTGACATTCTCAGGATATGGTGTGGTAACAAACAAAAACTTGCCATACACAAGTTGTGTAGAAAAATGCACGTATGTGCATCCCTGATAAGGGATGTCTCTGTTTATACTGAAGTCTGGTGAGATGCAGTAAAGTACGAGTGACCAACCTTCGGTGTCCCATCACTATCATACGCAACTTGTCTCCAAGGTCCTGCATTTCATGAATCTGGACAAAAGTTCCCATTTGGTATATTTCATTCAGATCCTCCACCACATCAGATTCATTGCTGTTGAGCAAAAAAATTGGAGTAGATATTCAGAAACTTGAGATAGCAGTTCAgattaacaaagaaaaaaacaatcacTGGTTGCAGAACTTTAAACTGGACTTAGGAGCAAAGACACTTAATCCCCATTGCTACCACCATGCAGCCCCTTTCCAAATCACCCAAGTACCTGGACAGCTCATCTCCTTCCCAAACAACAACACCCTTTTCTAAAGCATGatgccagctcccagcagtgctggtggtggcaACAAAAACTGTCATAGCATGAGGATGGTCCAAGACCAGCCACAATTTCTGCAATGCTATCCAAGGCAGGGCATTTAGGATGATAGCTTTTAGTGTAAATGCAACCTGGGCagcttatttttgtattttttaaaaagatcaaGAGAAACAACTTACTTGTCAtcctttttaagaaaaacacCAGCATAAGGCTGGGCAAGACgaactttcctcctcagcagctcaACCAGCTTCTTATTTTTCACCTAGGACAACAGGTATGCGATCAGAGGTGGATTTTCTGTAATCTTTGCAGTCCCAGGGTGTAAGGCCAGGCATGATGACACCCTATAACTAAATTATGAAGTTGGAGCTTGTATTGTTTTAGTCTTGTCCCCATTAGAGGACAGTAAtatagaaatggaaaaaaaggtaGAGAAACATGAAATTTAAGTATTTAAAACAAGTCACTTCCCAGTCAAAATAAGACAAGCTCCAAGGCTAGGGGAGGAACTAGACCTAATCTGTGCAAGTCTTACAAGCAAGAAATCTGAGTTACTTGAACAGTACCTTGTAAGCTTCTGTTGCTATCAATgttctcttccccttccctaCCTGTATATCCTAGCTCTCTGCTCCTGATGGAGAGCTAGTTCACCCTTCCCTATCAGTTGCTTGAATTCTGCCCACAAACTCTAGTTAAAATCCTCTTCTCCAAAGCCTCCTCTGCTCAATTCCTCTCCTACCCATGAGCCTGAGCTCCTGCTTTGAGTTTCAGCCAGTATTTCTTCCTGATTTACTTTCTTACTCCCCTCTGCTCTCTAGATGCCACACACCTAGACCTTCCCCTGGCAGATCTCCCAGCACCACTGGAATGGTTATCACAGCAGGCTGAATCCTCAGTGACCAAGAAAATAACTCCTTGTGAATTCTGCTGTTGCATGAAGTCACCCTGCCAGCCATGGAGTGCTCTTCAAAGTGATGGACATAGGCTGCATTGCTCAACGCTTTGCTAACAACCAGCGTGGTTCTGACAGAACAGCACGAGCAATACCACCACTGTTGGCCTATTCTAATCTCGACACACTTATTCTAATTTTGCACAATGTTTAGCAAAAATATGCTTACCAATGTCACAGACATtaacaggaagaaaattaataattcTGCAGGCACTGTAGAGACTTGACTTTGTCAGGCAAATTGCAGCACAATGAATTCACAGGATAAGAGAGAACATTTAACAATTCTGTGAGACATTGTTGACCTGTGCATTGAAATTGATGACTTTTATACATGCCTCACGACTCCATGCTCTTAATAATATATAATCTTCTCCTTCCCCTGACACATCTATAAAGACACTAGAAGCTGCACATAGTAGATTTGGACATACAGAAAAATACTATCGTAGAAATAACATTATGATAAATAATCCTACAGGAACAAGAAAATATTGATTTATTTCGTACTACATTTacttcaaaaccagactggCAATATACCAGAGAGGCACAAAAATGCAAGTATTTGTTCAAGAATGGGCTTCATTTCAGGAAGAAAACGTATCTCTGGCCTGTGAGCTCACGTCACACATCAATGATACAATTTATAGCTCTTAAAATCCTTGTGGGGTTCAGAGGGAAAAGATCACACTGAAATGGTGATTGCCACCCCGTCCCTCAGCACCCTCTCCCAGCGCAGCTGTACTGTTCTACACCgcattccttctttttcctagCAGCTCACAGCTTGCTGCCTTCATCAACACGGGTCTCGGTGCTCTTGACACCAACCCACGGCGCCGGAACAAGGACACGTTTGTTTAACCTTCATCAGGGAACACAAAGACAGCGAGCTTCGAGAGAGTGTGTGTGACTGATTCGCCGACCTTCTCTATGAGAAGCAGAGCTTCTGACGCAATAAGCGTGAAACTTCAACTGGCCCAAAAGAAACCGCTATCCCGATAGGAGCCGGTTACACAGCTCGAGCTAAAGGCCGAGCAGCGGCTGCCCCTGGAGGTCACGCACGCGGCTGCCTTGCCCCGCAGTCCAAGGAACCTGCCGAGGCACACAGAGCGGCCCGGAGATGCGGCACCGCCAGTACGGCCGGGGGCGATCCGCTGCGAGCCAGCGCAGAGCCCTcccgcccgcggccccggcACCTCGCGGCAGCGGAAGCTCCCGCCCAGGCCTGGCCGGCGGAgccgagccccggccccgggacCGAGGGATCGGGGGCAGCTCACCTCGATGATCTTGATGAAGCGCGGGAAGACGGGGTTGCGCGTCACGGCGATCAGCGGGACGTTGGGGAAATGCTCCGGGACGAGCAGCGGCGTCAACGCCGTTATGACCGGCCCGGTCCCGCTGCCgtccgccccgccgccgccgccgccgccaccgccgccgtcCTCGCCGCCGCCTTCCAGAGCGTCGCCCCCCGGCAAACCGCCGGGGCTGCGCTGGTGCCACCGCGGGCCGGCGCTGaaggcggcgcggggcggcggcgcggagcCCAGCGGAGCCGGgacagcggcggcgggggcccaGAGGCGGCGCCGCGCGGGCCCCAGGGCGGGACCGGGGACCGCAGGCCGCCAGCGCCCGCACAGCCGCCACCAGCGCGCGGCCGCCATGCTGCCGGCGCGCGCGGCACTTCCGCCCTCCCGACAAcgccggccccgcccgcacGGCGTCGCGTGGCGGCGCGCACGTCCGAGCCTGCCTGAGGCTGCGGGTTCGAGCCCCGGTCCCGGGGTGCCAGAGGGAGGAACGCGGCCGGCGTGAGTGTGGCTTTGGCCACTGCCCagccttccttttcctccttggtTCCCTGCAGTCGGCTGCCCAGACAACTCTAGAATATCTCTGAGGATGGAGACTCCATAATCTCTCTGATCACCCAGTGCCGCTGCTCCGACACCCTCTCAgtaaaaaagtgtttcctgatgttccgAGGGAGTCTCCTGTGTTTCTTTTTGTGCctattgcctcttgtcctgtcaccggACActactgagaagagcctggctctgtcttCACACCTGCCCTAGGTAGGTATTGCTCTACGTTTACGACACCCTCGAGCCTTCCCTTCAGCAGGCAGCAGTGCCGGCTCCGGCAGCCTTTTCTCAGGGCAGATGCCTCAGTCCCTCCATCATCTCTGCAGTTCTTCGCTGCACTCTCCATGGTGTGTCCGTGGCTCTCGTAGTGAGGAGCCCACAGCTGGACACAGTACCCCGGCcttggcctcaccagtgctgaggggAGGATCCTGTCCCTGAACCTCATCAGGCCGGGACAGGCAACGGCACAGCAGTGGCCGGGGTCAACTCAGGGTCCGGCAGAGCCctcaggtccttctccacagagctgctcttcagcaGGTTGGCCCCCGGTGTGTCCTGGTGCATGAGGTTATTCCTCCCCACGTTCAGGACATTGCATTTCttcttgttgaacttcatgatgTTCCTGTTAGCccatctttccatcctgttgaaagattaaattaaatttaaagatTCAAGGGAGCCTTGAGGCTTGTCTCAGTGGTATTTGGTGAAAAGACAATAGGCAACGGGCACAAGTCGAAAGACAAGAAATTCTatttaaacaaagaaaagcatttttacGATGGGGAAGATTGAGTGCTGGAACAGTGTGTGGAACCTGCATCCTTGGAGATGTTCAAAATCCAACCAAAGTCCTGAGAGGCCTGCGCTAGTCGCTCCTGCTCTGAGCGGATGGGTTTGACTGGGGATCTCCAGAGACCCCTGAGCCAAGCTGGTGGTACCACACAGGAGTCTGCATGGCTGGGAGGACAGGAGGGGTGGACTAGATTGCAGATGCACCCCAAGTGGACTATTCAGCCTTAATGGCCCTGGGCAGCTTCCCTTGGGACCCACACCTCAGACCTGCTCATCACCTACTGTTGTCTTATGGTCTGAATTCTGAGTCTGTGATGTTGCCTTTCTTGGGCGCTGTGGGACTGGGGAAACCCTTTCCCCAGCAGCCCTCTTATTTAGCTTGATTCTTGTCCCTTAGGATACAGAAGACAAGCAAAAGGGATACCAAGGGGAGAACAAACAGCTTTCACTTTGTGCagatgccatgccatgccattaATGCAACATTTTAGCAAGTAATGTAAACCCATTATTGTTTAAGCCTCTGAGACCTTTTCCACATAACCTTTTTTGGGGGTGAACTTTCCAGATGGAAGTATGTGCCTATGTGCTGTCTGCTGCAGATGAAGCAAACCTCATGTAGCTTTGTCAGTTTATGGACATATGCCAAAGATGGCATCAAAGAAGAAGCTTTAGGGAAAGGCCTTGTCAAAATCTGAGATTAGTATTTGACCCATGAGGTAGGCACACAGAGATAAGAAAGTATGATACATCATGCGAAAAGTAATGTCTGACTTTGGAAGGTCacagtcctgaggaaaaataatagaaaaaacatAATGGAAAAGTATTGTGGAAAAAATtccctttatttttcaaatatggAAACTATCTGTATTAACACTGAAAATCACagcatgaagaaaaagccatcaGGAATTAACAGAGTCAAATTGCCCAAATGCCATGAACACACTGTACAGTACTGATTTCCAGTTCTTCTTTGGGCAGAACAGGAGGACATACAATTTCAGGTCAGTTTTCATGGGCAGCTCTGACTCCTCGAACAATGTGCATGTATCACATACATGAAGTGACGTGTGGCCTAACTGAAAACCCATATTCTTCccagatttttctctctccaaattAGTATTGAAGAGATGTGTCCTAATCCAAGAACTCCTTGTGTATTTATGCATAGAGATAGCTCTCTGTTTCATCCCCTTTGTAATCATTAGGAAGAGATCTGTTTGCAAATAGGAGAAACTTAGAAAGTTTCTGCAAGTAGAAGCAGCAGGACTGCAGTAAAGACTGCATAAGCTCCCAAATATCTGGTAATTTTAAAAGACAatggaaaaattttaaaatacctttcaATTATCCAGTTTTGAAGGCTGAGTTGGCACAAGGTCAGAACTGGATTTGGAAGGAGTACAAACACTTTAGTATTCTTGACTGAGCTCTGAAAGCTTGCCCCTTGCAGACAGATGCAGTGGGGATGGGGGTCTTTGGGATGTGTACAGACAAGGACAGTGGAGAATTTTCTCTATACATTGAGAAGTTCTCATTTCATCACCAGCAGGTACAAGTCAAAATTGGCATGCATTGAGCTCCTTTCTGGGAAATCTGTCTTTGGAAGACTCATTTCTGGAATGGAGTAGATCAGCCTCAGTTTTTTGTTTTAAGGATGGGGTTAAATGAGTAAATCAAGGTGGGCACCAAAATGAAATATGCAGCTTTATACACAGTGAGACTGTAATATTGGCTTTCCTTCTTGGATTAGTAACAAAAAATTTGACTGTGTATACATATGCTTGCACACATGCACTCCTTTcatatatatgtgcatatatatatatgtaaatatatgcaAATATCTGACAATACTTTGATGTTCAGGTACTGTAAACAGATAATCCCAATCATAATCTGGTTAACGATATGGGTAAACATCAGAGCTAAAAGCTATCAAGTGAATTCTGAAATTCCCAAAGGAAGACTGGTTTGCATTGTTGGAAAATGAGGCCTCTACTTGTTTGTGCTCTGTTAATCTTGTGTGGAAAGCAGGAAATCACAAATGGCAAGGCTGGGTGTGTACTGCTTTGTGGGAACATCTGCAAACATGTGGATGCAATGGGGTATAAAGAGTCCCTTTTGTGATATGTGGACATGTCTGCTAACAGCAACTGAAAACAGGTTAGACTCCTGCTGACTTTAATAAAAGTATCATTAGGATCCTTCCAGATAGCTTTTAGAAATGATTGGGCTGGAAAGACCCTTTGCAATATCTCTAAGCCAGAAAGCACGTGCATATATTATAAAGCCAGAAGGGACCCTTATGACCATCTAGTATGACATTCTGTGTAACC
It includes:
- the LOC138102363 gene encoding lon protease homolog, mitochondrial-like — protein: MAAARWWRLCGRWRPAVPGPALGPARRRLWAPAAAVPAPLGSAPPPRAAFSAGPRWHQRSPGGLPGGDALEGGGEDGGGGGGGGGGADGSGTGPVITALTPLLVPEHFPNVPLIAVTRNPVFPRFIKIIEVSCPRSLGPGAGARLRRPGLGGSFRCREVPGPRAGGLCAGSQRIAPGRTGGAASPGRSVCLGRFLGLRGKAAACVTSRGSRCSAFSSSCVTGSYRDSGFFWAS